In one window of Fulvia fulva chromosome 5, complete sequence DNA:
- a CDS encoding Maltose O-acetyltransferase, producing MAEQTAMSENKTRMLRGDYYYAFTPELVKDRRRCGRAISRYNNADSETLTRRRQVEMWRGIIGDKTPLPPPADNEEADENLFAEDAWVEPPIHIDYGTNVEVGDNVFINFNCTILDTCKVKIGARTLIGSSVSLYAGGHPLDPGVRNGTKGPEFGGEIVIEEDCWLGGSVIVLPNVTIGKGSTVGAGSVVTKDVPPYSVVVGNPARVIKQAPRDTKLDVTSGALAALQRDEAKSED from the exons ATGGCCGAGCAGACTGCAATGAGCGAAAACAAGACTCGCATGCTGCGTGGCGACTACTACTATGCCTTCACACCTGAACTAGTGAAAGACAGACGCCGATGTGGACGTGCCATATCTCGCTACAACAATGCAGACTCAGAGACATTGACAAGAAGACGGCAAGTCGAGATGTGGAGAGG CATCATTGGCGACAAAACTCCTCTGCCACCACCAGCAGACAACGAGGAAGCCGACGAGAACCTCTTCGCCGAGGATGCTTGGGTCGAGCCTCCCATTCACATCGACTATGGTACGAACGTCGAGGTGGGTGACAATGTCTTTATCAACTTCAACTGCACTATTCTCGACACTTGCAAAGTCAAGATTGGTGCAAGAACCTTGATAGGCAGCAGCGTCTCGCTGTATGCTGGCGGTCATCCCCTAGATCCTGGAGTTCGCAACGGTACCAAGGGACCAGAGTTTGGAGGCGAGATTGTCATCGAGGAGGATTGCTGGTTGGGTGGGAGCGTCATCGTTCTGCCCAATGTGACGATCGGGAAGGGCAGCACCGTGGGCGCCGGAAGTGTGGTCACTAAG GACGTGCCACCCTACTCAGTGGTCGTTGGTAATCCAGCCAGGGTGATCAAGCAGGCACCAAGAGATACGAAGCTGGATGTAACAAGTGGAGCTCTTGCGGCTCTGCAGAGAGACGAGGCCAAGTCAGAGGATTAG
- a CDS encoding Nuclear speckle splicing regulatory protein 1 — protein MSLKYGLNLKKKAAAPTRKTLKGLDDEDGDDDEPKQVGEVVEEISTFGGSKSASTSKPTPAPGLTGRPKPKPQRKDGEDFGADLSAMQASKAQVKAAQQVDEAIFDYDSFHDAKQSVADAKKAASKQDAIERKPKYINNLLDAAERRKKDQQVAMEKKLQREREEEGDEFADKEKFVTGAYKEQQEENKRLEEEERRKAEEEAAKKKRLGLGNGMQGFYRTMMDQTEQQHREAVEAAEKAEKEGVKLSDNKVQKSDAELAAELASRGKNIHVNEDGQITDKRELLTAGLNIVPSGKAKDDHAAGHLKTSNRSQQSAFKGRKNDAKQETRERQSQMMEEQLAAQAKRAREEEEEERVRLEKAAKSQKTDVDISDAKARYLARKAAKEKERAGG, from the coding sequence ATGTCGCTGAAATACGGGCTCAATCTCAAGAAGAAGGCGGCAGCGCCAACGCGGAAGACGTTGAAAGGCCTCGACGACGAAGATGGCGACGATGACGAGCCGAAGCAGGTCGGGGAAGTAGTGGAGGAGATAAGCACATTCGGCGGCAGCAAATCTGCCTCGACATCGAAACCCACACCTGCACCTGGCCTCACTGGACGACCGAAGCCCAAACCACAAAGAAAAGATGGCGAAGACTTTGGTGCAGATCTGTCAGCTATGCAAGCCTCGAAAGCGCAAGTGAAAGCTGCACAACAAGTCGACGAAGCAATCTTCGACTACGACTCCTTCCACGATGCAAAGCAGTCCGTCGCAGACGCCAAGAAGGCAGCTTCAAAGCAAGATGCGATCGAGCGAAAGCCAAAGTACATCAACAACCTCCTCGATGCAGCCGAGCGACGCAAGAAGGACCAACAAGTCGCCATGGAGAAGAAGCTGCAGCGTGAGCGAGAGGAGGAAGGAGACGAGTTTGCTGATAAGGAGAAGTTCGTGACGGGTGCTTACAAGGAGCAGCAGGAAGAGAACAAGCGCCTGGAGGAAGAGGAGCGGAGGAAGGCGGAGGAAGAAGCCGCGAAGAAGAAACGGTTGGGTCTGGGCAATGGTATGCAAGGCTTCTATCGCACCATGATGGATCAAACGGAGCAACAACATCGCGAAGCCGTGGAAGCTGCTGAGAAGGCTGAGAAAGAAGGCGTCAAGCTCAGCGACAACAAGGTACAGAAGAGCGACGCAGAACTGGCGGCCGAACTGGCATCTCGAGGCAAGAACATTCACGTGAACGAGGATGGGCAGATCACAGACAAGCGGGAGCTACTTACTGCTGGTCTGAACATCGTGCCATCGGGCAAGGCTAAGGATGACCACGCCGCGGGCCATCTAAAAACTTCGAATCGATCGCAGCAGTCAGCCTTCAAGGGCCGCAAGAATGATGCCAAGCAAGAGACGCGTGAGAGGCAGAGCCAGATGATGGAGGAGCAGCTGGCGGCTCAGGCCAAACGTGCACGTGAAGAAGAGGAAGAGGAGCGTGTCCGACTTGAGAAGGCGGCCAAGTCGCAGAAGACGGACGTTGATATTAGTGATGCCAAAGCACGATATCTCGCACGAAAGGCGGCGAAAGAGAAGGAGCGTGCTGGAGGTTGA
- a CDS encoding ABC-transporter-regulating transcription factor: MEPATFDVGSGINTESDTSKKRKRAWQACDHCRARKIRCNGETADTPCPNCIDRGVDCVTTISQRRRRRPIGTTANIFNHAQPVPSLTDSMAMGHSPLCPYSTLGQSEETTASIQVDDDGGETPDDLRERSSVLPSDMTNWEYHGPRSFLSVCSKPAVKWVSEQTGRADFADIASHFASDITRRLKMDADISPTRAPEPDAETAWHYTEAYFTLALDASLAALHRPCFERQLAAHLAGNAVDNSPTWHALRNVVYAFGCRIELSKNCSFKDASQQAWLYFENALAVYARLLFYKTSIMGVQVLTLMAYYTQNIGTPCLEYMLSSDAVRLALAKGLHRAAPLSQGLTEQDVEQRNRIFWAIYCLEKQIACQASRPSIIDDEEVTCSLPRITSPSDDAFSIAYCHSLIRISRALSTIEKRLSAVRCSRMDVTATVQTVDELHSELETVKNAPQNQFGLALGTKIDVTNSPEDFKLDQLVHLHYAYHTAMLNVHTIWSYPWIRALVGLSAIDKLRDYVLRSSDVVARVSRDMIAITEHIHFKAHATVPVAFFAPIYAMISLFVYCLDRQKSLADLAVMDIGTGYFSKLGLETDFLISVPFVRAITSLAYGFEESTLATNLHNHQHLAQGGMNASQSLGADFWNVGILDAETMVHLEDWSTFPRIL; encoded by the exons ATGGAGCCTGCAACCTTTGATGTCGGAAGTGGTATCAACACTGAGAGCGACACGTCCAAAAAGCGTAAACGTGCCTGGCAAGCGTGTGACCACTGCCGAGCCAGAAAGATTCGCT GTAATGGAGAGACTGCGGACACGCCTTGTCCCAACTGCATCGATCGCGGCGTTGATTGCGTGACCACGATCAGTCAGCGCCGGCGACGGCGACCCATCGGCACCACCGCCAATATATTCAATCATGCACAGCCTGTCCCGAGTCTCACAGACTCTATGGCGATGGGTCACTCGCCGCTGTGCCCTTATTCAACACTGGGGCAAAGCGAAGAAACCACGGCTTCTATTCaggtcgacgacgacggTGGCGAAACGCCAGACGACTTACGAGAACGCAGCAGTGTCTTGCCCAGTGATATG ACCAATTGGGAATATCATG GTCCACGGTCGTTTCTATCCGTTTGTTCTAAGCCTGCGGTGAAGTGGGTCAGCGAACAGACCGGTCGAGCAGACTTTGCAGATATCGCCAGTCACTTCGCCTCAGACATCACTCGGCGCCTGAAAATGGATGCTGACATCTCTCCTACGAGAGCACCCGAGCCAGACGCAGAAACTGCCTGGCACTACACAGAGG CATATTTCACATTAGCTCTGGATGCCTCACTTGCCGCTTTGCATCGGCCGTGCTTTGAGCGCCAGCTTGCGGCTCATCTCGCTGGCAACGCCGTCGACAACAGTCCAACATGGCATGCTTTGAGAAATGTTGTGTACGCATTCGGTTGTCGCATCGAATTGTCCAAGAATTGTTCGTTCAAGGACGCTAGCCAACAGGCTTGGTTATATTTCGAGAACGCACTAGCCGTGTATGCACGGCTTTTGTTTTACAAGACCTCAATCATGGGAGTTCAGGTTTTGACGCTGATG GCATACTACACACAGAATATCGGCACACCGTGTCTGGAGTACATGCTTTCGTCGGATGCAGTTCGACTCGCGTTGGCCAAAGGGCTCCATCGAGCGGCCCCACTCTCGCAAGGCCTTACCGAGCAAGACGTCGAGCAACGCAATCGTATATTCTGGGCAATATACTGCCTGGAGAAGCAGATTGCATGTCAAGCTAGTCGGCCATCG ATCATTGACGATGAAGAAGTGACCTGCTCACTACCTCGGATCACTTCACCCTCCGATGATGCCTTTAGCATTGCATATTGCCACAGTCTGATCAGGATCTCACGGGCACTGTCGACGATTGAGAAACGACTGTCGGCTGTACGATGTTCCAGGATGGATGTCACCGCGACTGTACAAACAGTCGATGAATTGCACTCAGAACTTGAGACTGTCAAGAACGCACCTCAAAATCAGTTCGGTCTTGCTCTGGGGACAAAAATTGATGTCACAAATTCACCCGAGGACTTCAAGCTTGATCAGCTCGTGCACTTACATTACGCTTACCACACAGCTATGCTCAATGTGCATACTATATGGTCGTATCCATGGATTCGTGCTCTGGTCGGCCTGTCTGCAATAGACAAACTTCGGGACTATGTGTTGCGCTCGAGCGACGTCGTGGCACGGGTCTCGCGCGATATGATCGCGATAACCGAGCATATACATTTCAAAGCGCATGCTACCGTCCC GGTAGCTTTTTTTGCACCAATTTATGCAATGATTAGCCTCTTTGTGTATTGCCTCGATCGTCAGAAGAGTCTAGCAGACCTCGCTGTTATGGACATTGGCACGGGTTACTTTTCCAAGCTTGGTCTGGAGACCGACTTTCTGATATCGGTCCCCTTCGTGCGAGCGATCACTTCATTGGCGTACGGCTTTGAAGAGTCAACGCTTGCGACGAATCTGCATAATCACCAACATCTCGCTCAGGGTGGCATGAACGCAAGCCAAAGTCTTGGTGCAGACTTCTGGAACGTTGGCATTCTCGATGCTGAGACGATGGTTCACCTGGAGGACTGGAGCACCTTTCCCAGGATACTGTAG
- a CDS encoding NADP-dependent alcohol dehydrogenase 7, translating to MASDSQFEGWCGLDKHSAEGKIVWQGYDPKPFNEDDVDIEISHCGVCGSDIHVLRSGWGPTDYPVVVGHEIVGKAIRVGKNVKTGIKEGDRVGVGAQAGSCLRRDCDQCQSDDEQYCKNNFVMTYGGKWPDGSKAQGGYAKYWRGQGHFVFKIPEAIPSEEAAPMLCGGVTVYAPLKQNGVGPGKRVGIIGVGGLGHMGLMFAKAMGADKVVAISRNLKKKDDALKMGADEMIATEEEGWETAHANSLDVIVSTVSSPKMPLSGYLSLLDVGGTLVTVGAPDDPLPGFAAFALIMKKVKIVGSLIGSPAEIREMFELAAKQNVKPWIEKRPMKDANQVVVDFEEGKPRYRYVLCN from the exons ATGGCAAGCGACAGCCAATTCGAAGGATGGTGCGGTCTCGACAAGCACTCGGCTGAGGGCAAGATAGTCTGGCAAGGCTACGACCCCAAGCCATTCAACGAAGACGATGTCGACATTGAGATCAGCCACTGCGGTGTCTGTGGTAGCGACATTCACGTCCTGCGATCCGGATGGGGACCAACAG ACTACCCTGTGGTAGTTGGCCACGAGATCGTCGGCAAGGCAATCCGTGTCGGCAAGAACGTCAAGACCGGCATCAAGGAGGGTGACCGTGTTGGTGTGGGCGCCCAAGCGGGGTCCTGCCTTCGCCGCGACTGTGACCAGTGCCAGTCCGATGACGAGCAGTACTGCAAGAACAACTTCGTGATGACCTACGGCGGAAAGTGGCCGGATGGAAGCAAAGCGCAAGGTGGATACGCCAAGTACTGGCGTGGACAAGGCCACTTCGTCTTCAAGATCCCAGAAGCCATCCCATCCGAAGAGGCAGCACCTATGCTGTGTGGTGGTGTCACAGTCTATGCGCCACTAAAGCAGAACGGAGTTGGCCCTGGCAAGCGTGTCGGAATAATCGGTGTGGGTGGACTAGGACACATGGGCTTGATGTTCGCGAAAGCTATGGGAG CGGATAAGGTCGTCGCCATCTCGAGGAACCTCAAGAAGAAGGACGATGCTCTCAAGATGGGAGCCGACGAAA TGATCGCCACAGAGGAAGAAGGCTGGGAGACCGCACACGCCAACTCCCTCGATGTCATCGTCAGCACCGTCTCATCGCCCAAGATGCCACTATCTGGCTACCTTTCCCTGCTCGATGTCGGCGGCACACTCGTCACAGTCGGAGCACCAGACGACCCACTGCCAGGCTTCGCAGCTTTCGCGTTGATCATGAAGAAGGTCAAGATCGTGGGTTCTCTGATCGGCTCGCCAGCGGAGATCCGGGAGATGTTTGAACTGGCTGCCAAGCAGAACGTCAAGCCTTGGATTGAGAAGAGGCCTATGAAGGACGCCAACCAAGTTGTGGTCGACTTTGAAGAGGGCAAGCCAAGGTACAGATATGTTCTCTGCAACTAG
- a CDS encoding Polygalacturonase yields the protein MESAMRMRMMRIFTRGANKLTKDFIQYQFLELVTASSSPRPQHRTMAPLSFISFCGLALSTTSVFANPLPLPEGSTDSGCTFSGSDGASKAQQSKSSCSTITPSSVEVPAGKTLDLTELNDGTKVVFQGTTTFGYKEWEGPLVSISGKKITVTGESGSLLDGDGSRWWDGEGDDGKTTPKLFEAHDSTSSKISGITIKNSPVQVFSINEVEDLTVEGVTIDNKDGDSQGAANTDAFDVGSSTGVTISGAKVYNQDDCLAINSGKDITFTGGYCSGSHGLSIGSVGIRIKTIVGGKGAVKGVTFSGIKLSGITDAGIIFEQDYKDGDNTGHPDGDVPITGLTVKDITGTVSDDARRIHILCADGACSDWSFSGVSVIGGKKSSKCSGVPSGASC from the exons ATGGAGTCTGCCATGCGAATGCGAATGATGCGAATCTTCACGCGTGGTGCGAATAAGCTCACGAAGGACTTTATCCAATACCAATTTCTTGAGCTCGTCACTGCATCCTCGTCTCCACGTCCACAGCATCGCACCATGGCCCCTCTCTCCTTTATTTCATTCTGTGGGCTGGCCCTCAGTACTACCTCTGTCTTCGCGAAtccgctaccgctacccgaAGGCTCCACCGACTCGGGATGCACGTTTTCTGGCTCAGACGGCGCATCTAAGGCACAACAGTCCAAGTCTTCCTGCTCCACCATCACTCCGTCGAGCGTTGAAGTGCCAGCTGGCAAAACGCTCGATCTGACCGAGCTCAACGATGGCACGAAGGTCGTCTTTCAAGGCACAACTACATTTGGCTACAAGGAGTGGGAGGGTCCTTTGGTGTCCATTTCTGGCAAGAAGATCACTGTCACCGGTGAGTCTGGGTCATTGCTCGATGGTGACGGCAGCAGATGGTGGGATGGTGAAGGCGACGATGGAAAG ACAACACCCAAGCTCTTCGAGGCGCACGATTCGACATCGTCAAAGATATCTGGCATCACCATCAAGAACTCTCCTGTTCAAGTCTTCTCCATCAACGAGGTGGAAGACTTGACCGTCGAGGGTGTGACCATCGATAACAAGGATGGAGACAGCCAGGGAGCTGCCAACACCGATGCTTTCGATGTTGGGTCCTCAACAGGGGTGACAATTTCCGGCGCGAAAGTATACAATCAAGATGATTGTCTTGCCATCAACAGTGGAAAG GACATCACCTTCACCGGAGGCTACTGCAGTGGCAGCCATGGCCTTTCGATTGGCTCGGTTG GTATCCGCATCAAGACTATAGTTGGTGGAAAGGGTGCCGTAAAGGGCGTAACTTTCAGCGGCATCAAGCTGAGCGGTATCACTGATGCAGGCATCATCTTCGAACAAGACTATAAGGACGGTGACAATACAGGCCATCCAGACGGGGATGTTCCCATCACTGGTTTGACGGTCAAAGATATTACTGGTACTGTCTCAGA TGATGCAAGACGGATCCATATTCTCTGCGCCGATGGAGCCTGCTCTGACTGGTCTTTCTCTGGAGTCAGCGTCATTGGTGGTAAGAAAAGCTCCAAGTGCTCGGGCGTCCCGTCAGGCGCATCGTGCTAG
- a CDS encoding Inositol-pentakisphosphate 2-kinase, whose protein sequence is MHAMSIPAWFVQQPPRLCASKPTAATNLPVAAKCRLEYLNEGGANFVFRVLPGDGEDLPSTLQGKLLRLRKDDPHIPSAEEQLRALRETFRPMFEAKNLLGHELVSVDAGVLYGLNEYLATVTRPPHREGDGMPKQATSGLLVTDMTPKENEVCLQLKPKWLGQSPNAPPDARRCRTCALRAYRASERIRTATDAQETCPLDLVNKNVEDRRLAVQAITPDRPICEYLLNQAQALFQQLRMCQTKLDPYGALTPLSPAAVGDLCKAMTLRDCSLFIKRSDKGIEARLGDLDLKQPEKLPRWKTIESILIKNGWYTNTESSDIRICERICVLSRG, encoded by the coding sequence ATGCATGCCATGAGCATCCCTGCATGGTTCGTACAGCAACCGCCAAGACTATGCGCCTCCAAGCCCACAGCCGCGACAAATCTTCCCGTGGCTGCTAAATGTAGACTGGAATATCTCAATGAAGGCGGTGCGAACTTTGTCTTCAGAGTGCTTCCAGGCGATGGCGAAGACTTGCCGTCGACACTCCAGGGGAAACTGCTCCGGCTCCGGAAGGACGATCCGCACATACCAAGCGCCGAGGAGCAGCTTCGAGCTCTGAGAGAGACGTTCCGGCCTATGTTCGAGGCAAAGAATCTTCTGGGCCATGAGCTTGTTTCCGTGGACGCAGGCGTTCTGTATGGGTTGAACGAATACCTCGCAACAGTGACGCGCCCGCCTCATCGTGAGGGAGACGGCATGCCGAAGCAGGCAACATCCGGTCTGCTCGTCACTGACATGACGCCCAAAGAAAATGAAGTCTGCTTGCAGTTGAAACCTAAGTGGTTGGGTCAGTCTCCGAATGCGCCGCCTGATGCCCGGCGGTGTCGCACCTGCGCTCTTCGTGCTTATCGAGCATCAGAGCGCATCAGGACAGCGACCGATGCGCAGGAGACTTGTCCACTTGATCTGGTCAACAAGAATGTCGAGGATCGTAGACTGGCTGTGCAGGCCATTACTCCAGACCGGCCCATCTGTGAGTATTTACTCAACCAGGCCCAAGCACTCTTTCAGCAGCTACGAATGTGCCAGACAAAGCTGGACCCCTATGGCGCCCTCACTCCCCTCAGTCCTGCTGCGGTCGGTGATTTGTGCAAAGCCATGACTTTGCGCGACTGCTCTCTTTTCATCAAGCGATCCGACAAGGGCATTGAGGCTCGACTGGGAGACCTGGACCTCAAGCAGCCGGAGAAGCTCCCAAGGTGGAAGACGATTGAGTCCATCTTGATCAAGAATGGCTGGTATACCAATACCGAGAGCAGCGACATCCGAATTTGCGAGCGCATCTGCGTGCTGTCGCGTGGATGA
- a CDS encoding Fumarylacetoacetate hydrolase domain-containing protein 2, with protein MKAIFRRLIRFQDAQGKICYGEAPENLDALEGSSVDLYIGTEPWDLEPSGTTARVAKILCPLATTPIIYGIGLIYKAHIEEAGFPVPKFPVYFSKPPDALAAPNQDIAIPRYFEKLDYEGELCFVTGRDVRDFGQDDNVADYIIGFMAGNDVSAREWQTQETAGGQHHVAKSFDHFAPVGPVLASYEAIPQPEALRLQTLVNSNLRQDTRTDDLLFTLKDIMVHLTLGKTLRKGTVVMTGTPSGVAAFMKPPVWLEDGDVVEVRITGLGTLRNKHVFKL; from the exons ATGAAGGCCATCTTTCGAAGACTGATTCGCTTCCAGGACGCGCAAGGCAAGATCTGTTATGGCGAAGCTCCGGAGAATCTTGACGCTTTGGAAGGCTCCAGCGTCGACTTATATATCGGCACAGAGCCATGGGATCTTGAACCGAGTGGCACGACCGCAAGAGTAGCCAAG ATACTGTGTCCATTGGCCACAACGCCAATAATTTATGGAATCGGCCTGATATACAAGGCCCATATCGAGGAAGCTGGATTTCCCGTCCCGAAGTTTCCTGTGTACTTCTCCAAGCCACCGG ATGCCCTCGCCGCTCCTAATCAAGACATCGCCATCCCAAGGTACTTCGAGAAGCTGGACTACGAAGGCGAACTATGCTTTGTGACCGGCCGTGATGTCAGGGACTTTGGCCAAGATGACAATGTCGCGGATTACATTATTGGATTTATGGCTGGCAATGATGTGAGTGCCCGTGAATGGCAAACACAAGAGACTGCTGGCGGCCAGCATCACGTTGCAAAGTCATTTGATCACTTTGCTCCCGTGGGTCCTGTCCTTGCTTCTTACGAAGCCATTCCCCAGCCGGAAGCATTGAGGCTTCAGACCTTGGTGAACAGCAACCTTAGGCAAGACACCCGCACAGACGATCTTCTGTTCACTCTGAAGGACATTATGGTCCACTTGACTCTCGGCAAGACCTTGAGGAAAGGCACAGTCGTTATGACGGGCACACCAAGTGGAGTTGCAGCATTTATGAAACCGCCAGTCTGGTTGGAAGATGGAGATGTTGTAGAGGTACGCATCACCGGATTAGGGACCTTGCGCAACAAGCATGTTTTCAAGCTCTGA
- a CDS encoding FAD-dependent monooxygenase apdD — MSTGLTQDKILSKWALPSVDKFRTRISKNNDGTQPQEPWQRISQAIFERWLKSICDEDSLIDLRHGWKVTAVQETPGSVKTTVLSPEGEECGFVSRYLADCDGGSSRVRRALHIPIEGGPLPVRAVLVHFKSRGLRRLHKFGRFWHIFLTDRSGGFGEAIIAQDEIDTWTVHMFLHGDNDEDTGVLSSEEVVYRVLGGMHDPYPITIDEVLVRSTWRPVIAVTKDWSGPNRRVFLAGDAAHQNVPTGGYGMNLGIQDAFNLGWKLAAVINKSGGVGLLDSYEIERKPVAQRNVAHSGVHHRVHVQPQELLTRNGANPRHVDDDTDEARSTRLKVHEHYRQHDGENKDFGIEMDYRYCSPVICADESGSVEPSWSASQYTPTTWPGSRPPHLFLSTGTAIFETFGKDWTLLVFAKDACGQEYLVDSAKELTMSLSVVDLSGEQLAKKLYERALILIRPDQHVAWRGEAVGSAKDAHRVLAKVTWRQSHQPEYAGTRRSANCKLSANGRLYITFLGGHITYGNPVVTFLTYDEEHHRIAIVNRPETGPKQGKSSGLEHIAFTFPTMRDLLVAYRQRKQRGINPFWTVNHGPTTSLYYRDPDGNKLETQVDNFDTVDQANEFMSSPAFAENPIGADVDVEDLIQRFKSGEDEVSLKKRVEIGPRGLPDTDAM, encoded by the exons ATGTCCACCGGTCTGACACAAGACAAGATATTGAGCAAGTGGGCGCTGCCCAGTGTAGACAAGTTCAGAACACGCATTTCCAAGAACAACGATGGCACCCAACCCCAAGAGCCGTGGCAACGCATCTCTCAAGCAATTTTCGAGCGATGGCTGAAGTCCATCTGTGACGAGGACAGCCTTATCGATCTTCGTCATGGGTGGAAAGTCACTGCGGTCCAAGAAACGCCAGGGTCCGTTAAGACAACAGTGTTGAGTCCAGAAGGGGAAGAGTGCGGCTTTGTGTCGAGATATCTCGCTGACTGTGATGGGGGTTCCAGTCGTGTGCGTAGGGCGCTCCACATCCCCATCGAGGGAGGACCACT TCCTGTACGTGCGGTCTTGGTGCACTTCAAGTCACGCGGTCTTCGTCGACTGCATAAATTTGGCCGGTTTTGGCACATTTTCCTCACAGATCGTTCTGGAGGATTTGGGGAGGCCATCATTGCTCAAGACGAAATTGATACCTGGACAGTGCACATGTTTCTGCACGGAGACAATGACGAGGATACTGGTGTTTTGAGCTCCGAGGAAGTTGTGTATCGTGTACTAGGCGGCATGCATGATCCATATCCAATCACGATCGATGAGGTTCTCGTTCGATCGACTTGGCGACCCGTCATCGCAGTGACGAAAGACTGGTCGGGCCCAAATCGTCGCGTATTCCTGGCTGGAGATGCTGCCCACCAGAACGTACCCACCGGTGGATACGGTATGAATCTTGGCATTCAGGATGCATTTAATTTGGGCTGGAAGCTGGCAGCAGTCATCAACAAGAGCGGCGGTGTAGGACTTCTGGATTCGTATGAGATTGAGCGGAAACCAGTAGCTCAACGTAACGTGGCTCACTCAGGAGTCCACCATCGAGTCCACGTCCAACCCCAGGAGCTTCTGACCAGAAACGGCGCCAATCCTCGCCATGTTGACGATGACACTGATGAAGCTCGTTCCACTCGACTCAAAGTGCATGAGCACTACCGGCAACATGATGGCGAGAACAAAGACTTCGGAATCGAGATGGACTACCGATACTGTTCGCCTGTCATCTGTGCCGATGAGAGTGGTAGCGTCGAGCCAAGTTGGAGTGCTTCCCAGTATACGCCGACGACGTGGCCAGGCAGTCGACCACCGCACCTTTTCCTGAGCACCGGCACCGCGATCTTCGAGACGTTCGGCAAAGACTGGACATTACTGGTGTTTGCCAAGGATGCCTGCGGTCAGGAGTACTTGGTCGACAGTGCGAAAGAGCTGACTATGTCGCTTTCAGTGGTGGACTTGTCTGGTGAACAGCTTGCAAAGAAGCTCTATGAGCGAGCATTAATTCTCATCCGGCCCGACCAGCATGTGGCTTGGCGAGGAGAGGCAGTAGGCTCGGCTAAAGATGCCCATCGCGTGCTGGCGAAAGTCA CCTGGAGACAAAGTCATCAGCCCGAGTACGCTGGCACACGTCGTTCTGCGAACTGCAAACTATCGGCCAATGGTAGACTCTACATCACATTCCTCGGCGGTCATATCACGTATGGCAATCCGGTCGTCACATTCCTCACATACGATGAGGAGCACCACCGCATAGCCATTGTCAACAGACCCGAGACTGGCCCCAAACAAGGCAAGAGTAGCGGGCTTGAGCACATTGCGTTTACATTCCCGACGATGCGTGATCTTCTGGTGGCATATCGGCAACGCAAACAGCGTGGCATCAATCCTTTCTGGACCGTGAATCATGGGCCAACTACCAGCCTCTACTATCGCGATCCAGATGGCAACAAGCTCGAGACGCAAGTCGACAACTTCGACACCGTCGATCAGGCCAATGAGTTCATGAGCAGCCCGGCCTTTGCGGAGAATCCCATTGGAGCTGATGTGGATGTGGAGGATCTGATTCAACGATTCAAAAGTGGCGAGGACGAGGTCTCCTTAAAGAAGAGAGTGGAGATTGGGCCGCGAGGCCTGCCAGATACCGATGCAATGTAA